The Candidatus Bealeia paramacronuclearis DNA segment GAAGATCGAAAGAATAAAAAGAGAATAAAGAATTCCGCCAGGAATTCCTAATTCCAAAAACACTTGAAGGGGATTGTTATGGGGATGAAGTGGTAGATTATTGATTGCAAAAGGATTCCCCCCAAAATATTGATAAAATATTTTTAAATATTGACCTTCACTTAGGGGGAGATCTTTAAATGCAAAATCATTTCCTCCTGGAAAGTTTTTAGAAGCCCCCAATCCCCACCCCAAAAGAGGTTTTTCAACAATTTTAAGACTTACAAAATTCCAGATTAACAAACGATGATAAAGACTTGTTAAGGAGTCCTTCATATAAACAAGAAGTCTTTGAGGATTGGCTAAAAGAAAGTAGGAGAAAAGGGGTGAGAGAAGGATAAATAGAAAACTTCCGTACTTTAAAAGCTTTGAAGTGAGATCCGATTTATATAAGGTAAGCAGAAAAACGCCTCCCCCTAAAACAAACCCGATAAAAGCGGATTTTGCATCAGAATTTTTCATCACATAAAGGGCAAAAAGAAAATAAATCCCCATAAAAACATAATTGTATAATTTTTTAGTTTGCCATAAAAAACAAAATGTTGGAAAAAACATCAAAGCAAAAAAATAAGCCAGCGGCTTTTCGATGACAATTCCACGGATTTTGATAAAGATATAAAATCCAATGATTCCACATAATGCAAAAATGCAAAAATAAACTATTTTTTTCAGCTGTTCTTTCTCTAAGTTTTTAAGGGTGGAGAAGAGAACTGTTCCGAAAAATCCGATCAAGAGAATTTTGTACCAAGTATCTGCCCCATTTTCAAAATTAGTCGTCCAAAATAAAGTGATTCCTGCCCACACCCAAAGGCTTAGGAAAAGCTGAAGAGGAACAGTTAAAAACAGCGAATAGAAATCTTTTGTGATACTTTTTTTGCAAAGTAAAAACAGAGAAATAGCGGCAATTCCAATATAAAGCGCTGCAAATTTATGAAATATCATACTAATTAAAAATAAAAAAGCCAAAGCTCCCCAATTAAAAAAATCTTTAGGGATTTGAGAAATTTTTGTTTTAATCAAGTGCAATGAATTCATTTTTAAAACCTTAAAAAAATTATTTCGGCAACAATAAATAAAATGTGCCTTTGGATTTCATGGGACCAGCCATTTTTTCAGCCTCAAATCCAGAGCCCCAATAATAATCCCCGCGAATAGCACCTTTAATTGCGCCTCCTGTATCTTGCGCAACCATAAGACGTTGGAGTGGCTCCTTTTTGAGTGGGTGTTCGGCATCAAGCCAAAGGAGGTTTCCAAG contains these protein-coding regions:
- a CDS encoding O-antigen ligase family protein; this translates as MNSLHLIKTKISQIPKDFFNWGALAFLFLISMIFHKFAALYIGIAAISLFLLCKKSITKDFYSLFLTVPLQLFLSLWVWAGITLFWTTNFENGADTWYKILLIGFFGTVLFSTLKNLEKEQLKKIVYFCIFALCGIIGFYIFIKIRGIVIEKPLAYFFALMFFPTFCFLWQTKKLYNYVFMGIYFLFALYVMKNSDAKSAFIGFVLGGGVFLLTLYKSDLTSKLLKYGSFLFILLSPLFSYFLLANPQRLLVYMKDSLTSLYHRLLIWNFVSLKIVEKPLLGWGLGASKNFPGGNDFAFKDLPLSEGQYLKIFYQYFGGNPFAINNLPLHPHNNPLQVFLELGIPGGILYSLFILSIFKLFRLTFHNKVTLASANAMAILTLVICNMSHSAWHIWILSWIVLSFGLLFVVHRLNVLSSPKV